The sequence TTTGTGGTCCGGCCCTGGGTCAAAACGGGGGATTATTGGAGTGTATACTTTGCTCTCCAGGAAAACATCAAGCTGGCCTTTGATGCCAATGGCATCAGTATCCCCTATCCCCAGCAGGATGTTCATATGTACCAGGAAATCAAAGAATAACTGCTATGGGCCTGATATGGCTCTAAGCTACCCTGAGACCGCAGCCGCTGCCCGCCGGGCGCTGACAAGGGCTCCTTCAAGATAACCGCCAAAACGGCCTGCGGTTTCGGTGCCTGCAAAGTGAAGTGTGTTGTTCCAGATACTTGTTCTACCGCCCGGCGGGTAAAATTCAGGATGGTTGTGGCAGGATTTTTTGTCATAGTCCGTGGCCGTAAACGATTCCATGGCCCAATCCTGGTAATAAAGTGCCAGGGGCTGTGCCGCATCAGGTCCGAAAAGCTGCATAAGTTGGGCAAGGATGGCCCGGGACATGGTTTTTTCGTCCTTTCTTCTCAAGGCAGGAATGCCTGCAAAGCCTGTCAGCCCATAGGGGTGATCATCGGCACCGGACCCGTCATGGATTTCTCCAAGGGGGCCGCGTTGGCTGAACGCCTGGCCGGAAAGCCCCATCTTTCGCCAGGATGCCCGGTCATAAAAACTGGTGTTCCGGGCATAAAATCCTGCCCCCAATCCTGGACCTGGCCTCCAGAACAACCAGGGATCTGTTTTGCGCCACAAGCCGTGCGGCACAGGCAATACCGCTTAATCCTGCCCCGATAATTATTGTATCAATTTTTTCCATAATTCTTTAAATTTTATTGGGCTGACCATGCACCCCAAAAGGTTATGCGCCTTTGGAATTGAAAAATCAACGGTTTTGACAATGAATATGCCGGAATCAACAGAAGCCATACAGGGCGGCATGCTTTGGGGGAAATCATTTTTTCCTTTTACTGACTCTGTTTTTTCAGTCACTTATGTGATATGTTTTTTTGCTTTATCAGGATGATAGTGATAAAAGATACGGCAAAATGAATACGGTTACTGCTTAAGGAGAATTACCCCATATGGCACGTTTAAGTGAATTTGAACTGACGCTTAAAAAGATCAGCGACAGTCCATTGATATACCAGGCACAAATCCCTTCGGAGTGCACTTTTTTTCAGGATGTCCGACGCTACCAGAGTATTGGCCCCCAGATGGAAATCCGGATTATACCGGTGAATGGGAGGATTGAGCTTGACCCGGACATGGAGCCTGTCTCTTTTAATAAACTCAGTGGCGCCGAGCGCAAAGCCCTGGTGGATTATCTGACGGTCCGTGCTGCCAGAGGCGATAATATCGGGTATGCCTGGGCTTTTTTCCGGCCTGCGGATAAAAAGAGAAGCCTTGTGGCTTACGGCGGCAACGTGGTGCATGATGACACCTATACGGGTAAGGAACGTGTGACAGCGTTGCTTTCGTTGCTCCAGAAGCAAAAAGGCATCAGTAAAATGAAACGGCGCTGGTTCCCCTGGATTTTCGTTCTTCTGCTTATTTCTCTGACCGTTCTGGCCGGATTCAAATATGGCAACCTGTTAAAAAATATTCCTTTTGTCAGCAGCATTGGCAAGGATTCCGGCCCTGAAATGCAATTTTACGAATCCGTATTTCCCGATTTGCATGCCTGGCTAAATGATGGAGCGCCGGAACAGAAAGATGTGGCTAAAAAGCTTTTAAAAACCGAATACGTCTCCTCCATGCTTCATACCATGACTTTACCTGATTATCGTCAGAGCGGTGAACAGGACATGAACCGGGGCAACAGGTTGATTTTGTTTGTGTATTTCAACTA comes from uncultured Desulfobacter sp. and encodes:
- a CDS encoding FAD-dependent oxidoreductase is translated as MGAGFYARNTSFYDRASWRKMGLSGQAFSQRGPLGEIHDGSGADDHPYGLTGFAGIPALRRKDEKTMSRAILAQLMQLFGPDAAQPLALYYQDWAMESFTATDYDKKSCHNHPEFYPPGGRTSIWNNTLHFAGTETAGRFGGYLEGALVSARRAAAAVSG
- a CDS encoding NAD(P)-binding protein, which produces MEKIDTIIIGAGLSGIACAARLVAQNRSLVVLEARSRIGGRILCPEHQFL